One Eretmochelys imbricata isolate rEreImb1 chromosome 22, rEreImb1.hap1, whole genome shotgun sequence DNA window includes the following coding sequences:
- the SNX19 gene encoding sorting nexin-19 isoform X2 — protein MENQRMLKTQEPCASLGSGLSELVGNRKLMVLGALLAWLLVVHLLVNIWLLCLLSGLLAVLGGWLGSQAIISTCTRLHLERFILLESCPQSPEAERQLDEEIDRMIQKIIRDFVSSWYRTVSSEQGFEDEVRKAMTGLALELKRRMALVDKQALTHKILLLCGCHLQSYMKARESTEAARSPAGPAQLAHQLWRAYGELSAPHPAVQSPAMEVNYARSIVDVLLRVLVPKPHLETRTGHFVVVELVTCNVLLPMIKKMSDPDWINLLLIGIFSKMGSKGERRRGKGEEPLLATAPCQPAVPNSLPLKVVAPSPRPSELPSYDVVDSLECNPQEGEERKDLSSGEPGADVDGRKAGSTPVRYPQPDTLGSLFLCEDSELESPMSDLGKDSDSVVLLSTEEFLTDTFQDSFAGLEGPDGLDQEDGVGAKDGYLEESTASSSETSVLPSALGQCPDIQIDPAVEKEESLASVTVLLADPEKPFSRRPSFLENPAKSPLDPSQSPLPLYSSHTFSFEPLSSPDSPVVIQNLRITGTITAREHSGTGFHPYTLYTVKYETALESENANSLQQVAYHTVNRRYREFLNLQTRLEEKPELRKFVKNVKGPKKLFPDLPFGNMDSDKVEARKSLLESFLKQLCSIPEIANSEQVQEFLALNTDARIAFVKKPFVVSRIDKIVLNAIVDTLKTAFPRSEPQSPTEELSEAEVDGKSQTDGKKANKPRLRFPSSKIAPVLSVAEAHERILYGLREASTVSDPLSLAGMESFIQKQEKLLEAMSSEAPETEGTGPTHVPQQPVRQKDDPGSETPLADTALDLLHLLMVDHWRWLCTENMQKVLHLLFGSLIQRVSADVSQDGPQHILHKHETKTPEGF, from the exons ATGGAAAACCAGAGGATGCTAAAGACACAGGAGCCCTGCGCTAGCCTCGGCAGCGGACTGAGCGAGCTGGTAGGGAACAGGAAGCTGATGGTTTTGGGGGCCCTGTTAGCCTGGTTATTAGTCGTCCACTTGCTGGTTAACATCTGGCTGCTTTGCCTCCTCTCCGGCTTGCTGGCGGTGTTGGGGGGATGGCTGGGTTCCCAGGCCATCATCAGCACCTGCACCCGGCTCCACTTGGAACGGTTCATCCTGCTGGAGAGCTGCCCACAGAGCCCCGAGGCGGAGAGGCAGCTGGACGAGGAGATTGACCGCATGATCCAGAAGATCATCCGGGACTTTGTGTCCTCGTGGTACCGGACAGTTAGCAGCGAGCAGGGCTTTGAGGACGAGGTGAGGAAGGCCATGACAGGCCTGGCCCTAGAGCTCAAAAGGAGGATGGCACTGGTGGACAAGCAAGCCTTGACCCATAAGATTCTCTTGCTTTGTGGCTGCCACCTGCAAAGCTACATGAAAGCAAGGGAGAGCACGGAGGCTGCAAGGAGCCCGGCGGGACCGGCTCAGCTGGCACACCAGCTCTGGCGAGCGTACGGTGAGCTTTCTGCCCCGCACCCAGCcgtccagagcccagccatggaaGTGAACTACGCCCGGAGCATTGTGGACGTGTTGCTCCGGGTGCTGGTGCCCAAGCCTCACCTGGAAACTAGGACTGGGCACTTCGTGGTGGTGGAGCTGGTCACCTGCAATGTTCTTCTGCCTATGATCAAGAAGATGTCTGATCCTGACTGGATCAACCTGTTACTAATTGGGATTTTCTCCAAGATGGGCAGcaaaggggaaaggagaaggggaaagggggaggagccTCTTTTGGCCaccgccccctgccagcccgcAGTGCCGAATTCTTTGCCACTGAAAGTTGTGGCACCATCTCCAAGGCCTTCGGAGCTCCCCAGTTACGATGTGGTGGACAGTCTGGAGTGCAACCCtcaagagggggaagagaggaaggaccTGTCGAGCGGGGAGCCTGGTGCTGATGTTGATGGTAGGAAAGCAGGGAGCACGCCCGTGCGCTACCCCCAGCCAGATACTCTGGGCTCTCTCTTCCTGTGTGAGGACTCAGAGCTGGAATCCCCTATGTCTGACCTCGGCAAGGACTCGGATTCTGTGGTGCTCTTGTCCACAGAGGAATTCCTCACCGACACGTTCCAGGATTCCTTTGCGGGGCTGGAGGGGCCGGACGGCCTGGACCAAGAGGACGGTGTGGGTGCCAAGGATGGGTACCTGGAGGAGAGCACTGCCTCTAGCTCTGAAACGAGCGTCCTCCCCTCTGCGTTGGGCCAGTGCCCCGACATACAAATCGACCCCGCAGTGGAGAAGGAGGAAAGCTTGGCATCTGTCACCGTCCTGCTGGCCGATCCAGAGAAGCCTTTCTCGAGGCGACCGTCCTTTCTGGAGAACCCAGCAAAGAGTCCCCTGGACCCCAGTCAGTCGCCTCTCCCACTCTACTCCTCCCATACCTTCAGCTTTGAGCCACTCAGTAGCCCTGACAGCCCAGTCGTCATCCAGAACCTGCGGATAACTGGAACCATCACTGCCCGGGAGCACAGCGGGACCGGGTTCCATCCCTACACACTCTACACGGTCAAG TATGAGACAGCACTGGAGAGTGAGAACGCCAACAGCCTCCAGCAGGTGGCCTACCACACCGTGAACCGGCGCTACCGCGAGTTCCTGAACCTGCAGACCAGGCTGGAGGAGAAACCTGAGCTGCGGAAATTCGTTAAAA ATGTCAAAGGTCCAAAGAAACTTTTCCCTGATCTTCCATTCGGAAACATGGATAGTGACAAGGTGGAAGCCAGAAAAAGTCTCCTGGAATCGTTCTTGAAG CAACTGTGCAGCATTCCCGAGATTGCCAATAGTGAGCAGGTGCAGGAGTTCCTCGCCCTGAACACAGACGCCAGGATCGCGTTTGTCAAGAAACCCTTTGTGGTCTCCAGAATAGACAAG ATTGTGCTCAATGCCATTGTGGACACTTTGAAGACGGCATTCCCCAGGTCGGAACCTCAGAGCCCAACGGAAGAGCTCAGCGAGGCAGAGGTGGATGGGAAATCCCAGACAGATGGGAAGAAGGCTAATAA GCCCAGGCTGAGGTTCCCGTCCAGTAAAATCGCTCCGGTGCTGAGCGTGGCCGAAGCACATGAGAGGATCCTGTATGGCCTGAGGGAGGCCAGCACT GTCTCTGACCCCTTGTCTCTGGCCGGAATGGAGTCCTTCATTCAGAAGCAGGAGAAGTTGCTGGAGGCGATGTCCAGCGAGGCCCCAGAAACCGAGGGGACAGGCCCCACGCATGTCCCACAGCAGCCGGTGCGCCAGAAGGATGACCCTG GTTCTGAGACGCCCCTGGCAGACACGGCTCTGGACCTGCTGCATCTGCTGATGGTGGATCACTGGAGGTGGCTCTGCACTGAGAACATGCAGAAGGTGCTGCACCTGCTCTTCGGGTCCCTGATCCAAAG